The genomic window TTCTTTTACGTATCTTACGAAAAGGCTTAGGTGGAGATATTTGATTGGAAAAGAAAAGGGAGgggcccccaccccctgaaaatcagggggggctgATTAGTTAGCGATGGAAGGCTTACGTAGCTTTTCGTAAAGCCATACGTAGGTCTAGCATTTTTGTTTTAATACTATCATAGTATCAAAAAATGTGCTGGAGGGAGTAGGTATGATTTTTTGTCCACCACCGGACGGCGCACAAGTACTCATCAAGTGATCTGGAGTGAAGTTGTTCCGTCTAGCCACGTAAATCTGTGAGCTATATGGTACTGTTGTAAATATATAGTATTTTGTAAGGTCATGCTAATTCCAAGAAAAAGAATTTTATTTGTTGAAGTGGTTTTGTTTCTAGTGATTTTTGGATGCTGTGAATGAATGAATGTGCCGTGTCTTGGAAATGTATGTTCCCAGTACTTTCATGTGATCAGATAGAGCTCATGACTATTGTGTTCCCAGAATTACAAAAAAAAAAAGATATTGTATTCCCAATGCCTTGCTAGAAGTcattcttatactccctccgtccgaaaatacttgtcatcaaaatggataaaagaggatatatctagacgtattttagttctagatacatctatttttatccattttgatgataagtatttttGGACGGAAGGAGTTGGAGAAAGTGAGCAATGCAAACTGAAGGCAATAGATTTTCTTCTGCTTGTACTTGTCGAGAAGCTCAGTTTTTGGAAAGATTTTGAGAAAAAGGCTTTCGTCCCGCTATATAGATATAGCATCAGCATCAACAGTATCTCTTGGTCGCATTATAGCAAGTAAATATGTCAAAAAAACAAACTCTACATGGGTACTTGCAGTGTCGTCCTAATGATTTGGTGTTAGTCTGATTAATCCATGCTTATTGGTTTGATACAAACTAGATCACCTGATGTGTGCCATGAGTCCATGACCCACTAGGATGCGGTGTTCAGGACAGGAGTTACTGGCGAGAACGTGATAACTGTTGGTATCTGAAGGAGAAAAGTGTAGATCTGCTGTGATTTTGCAAGGACAAACAAGGGGCTATATGTAAATTTATCAGTGAGTTGATCATGTCCCTTCGATGCAGATCCAAAGGACTACTCAATCGTGGAGCAGGGTATCATGTGAACGACCGTATCACTGGATATTTTCCCCCTGCCTGGTGCCCTTGGCCATGTGTGCGCTCTGAACGTGGGTGGTTGGCAGCCCTGTCGTCGCCCTCAATCTGTTCGACAGCTGCGACGCCATTGCCCAGCTCCCGCTACAGCAAACACTCGGTACTGTACGGCACGGTGTGGTAGACAGAGGCGCGTAATCATTTTTTTACTGTAGATCTCGCGCCACCGAATGTGCTGACAAAGAATTAAGGGCCGGACACCAACAAAGTTCAAGCCAAAAACTGGATAAATAGATGCGCCATAAACATTCAACACCAAGATTCAACattcaacaacagcagcagcaccaAGAATTCGAAGCTTCTTCTCTAAAAAGTAGTTTATTCCATCATCGCGATTTTATTCCATTCTCGCCGCAGCTAGGCAAGCAACCACCTCAGAGGCTCAGACGCCGGGCGGGAGGGGGATGGAGGCGACGGTCTTGGCCCAGGCGGGGCGGGCGGAGATCTCATCCCACCAGGCCTTGACGTGCGGGCGGGAGGCCACCAGGTCCGCCTTGGGGCTCTTGGTGAGCATGAAGAGGTAGGACATGTGGTTGGCGTCGGCGAGCGTGAAGGCGTCGCCGGCCAGGTACTTGTTGCCGGCGGCGAGGTGGGCCTCGTAGACGTCGAGCagcttggcgaggtcggcggcgttCTTGTCCACCTCGGCCGCGTCGGTTGGGGCGCCCAGCATGGGCTTGATGAGCAGCTCGTACACCAGCGTCCGCGCCGGCGGGTAGAAGTGGTGCGACTCCACCTCCAGCCACGCCTCCAGCTTGGCCGACGGCGTCGGAAGCAGGGCCGCCCCGTACTTGGTCGCGATGTACCGGTTGATGGCGCGCGACTCTGCAACCAAATTCGTTGATGATTTGGGGGGGTTAAGCTCGAGCTCTGCTACACGCAAAACAAGAACAAAGAATCTGAAGCTCTGCTGGACTGGTTAGTTGCTAGTAGATCTGCTCTGTTGGTAAGATTCTTACTTGCTTTGTTATTGACCAAACCCTCACTCTTTTTTCAATCTCAGATCAGACAAATTATAAGCATATTCTACCTTCTCGAGAAAAATATAGTATCCTAGAAGTTTGGATAGATCGGCGGAGGATAAAATAAAATTTAAAGAGAGGAACAAGATACAGTTACAGAGAGCCGTGTGTGGTCAGTGACTCGGTGTGGGTAAATCCTGCTGAGAGAGACTGAGGTGCATCTACCAGAACAGATCTGAGTAATTCTGTAAGAAGGAGAAGGAGCGGCAGAATTGTTACCGAAGACAACTTCGTCCCCGTCCTGGAGCGCCGGGATCTGCCCGAAAGGCTGCAAACAACCAACCAGAGCAGTGAGGCAAGTAAATTAGTCCCGGATCTTGGCGAAGAACTAGTAATTAACGATGGAGCAGGGGAAGCAGGGGAAGCAGGGGGAGCGTACGTTGAGCTTGAGGAAGTCGGGCTGCTTGTGGGCGCCGGTGCGGAGGTCGACGTCGACGAAGTCGAAGTCGAGGCCGAGCTCATTGAGCAGCGTGGCCACGCGGGTCACGTTGGGCGACAGCATCATCCCGTACAGCTTGATGGGCGCCATCTCCacctcccttccttccttccttccttcctgctGCCTGCTCGCTCGCTCGACTTGCTTCTACTGACCCCTATCCGCTCTCTCTGCCTCTCGATATATATCGAGCTACGGAGCGGTGGTGAAGGCGTCAATCCACGAGGTTTCACACCGAGCGCGACTGACCTGCGGGGCCCGAGTGAGAGTGATGGCCATCGATAATATCGGCCAGCCGTAGGCGACCAGCTGTCGCTCGCGCGGTACATCGCGGCTGCATCTACGTGGTGGGGGTACCCGGGTAGGAATCGGGTCCTAGTGAGGTTCCGGAGATCGCAATCGATGATTGTAAAGATTTGGTAATTGagtaatactactactactactacaaaaAAAAAAAGAATAGATTATACGGGATACACCTGACAAAAATCCCGATACAATCCTAATCATGATTGGCCGATAAATATGGTAGGCGATAAGTATGAAAAGGAATAACAAAATATTTAGGTTCTCCTCTACCCTTTCGGGAAATAAAATAATAAGAGTAAAATTTAGGGAAATGATGCATCGTGAGCGATCAGAAAACTCCGCTCATCCCAGCGAACACCCTTCTGGCAGTCAGATGAAGAACATGGATCTTGAAGCACGGGAGGTTTGCCACGTCAGGCATAGCCACCCGTTTGCGTGGAGCAAGCCCTCACACAAACAATTTCATTGTACGAAAGGGTATCCATCCATCTCCATCGCCTCTCCATAACTCCCCgccactctctcgccctctccctacATGTGGATTTAGATCATTTGCCGAACCGCCAAACAACACAACTGCGACACATTGAGCAGAATGACCCATACGAGGCCCAACTTCTACTATCACACAACATtgtctagtactactactacaacaATACACTAAATTGCTAACCTAATGATATTGTTTTATAGCCATGTGAACAATTGATTAATTTCtcgttttggttgtgtttttctcTATGGCTCAATGGGTTTTTATGTTCCGGTCAACACCCGCTTTCATTGGAGTTAATTGTACAGAAGTACCACAATTAGGGCATTACATACGGATTGGTACCACTTttggtaatttttacatgtcagtaccaagtCTGAGGCCAGCTATTACAAAAAGGTCTAAACCACGTATTTGACGGTGTATCTGACTGGCTGGACCCACCATGTCAGTGCTGACGTGgcatatttttttgcagaaaactcCCTTGCTTTGTACGTAATCACATAAATGCCCAATTATTTTGCGGAAAAAAGATTGTTACAGAGGCTTTTTTTCGTTCGTAATTTACACTACCGAAGCGATTCTTTGAAAATTTCCGTCGGCTTGAAAGAATAAATAAAACAACTAAAAATTGATACCTGGGCGGGATTCGAACAAGCGATCCGCTGTCCGGCCGCAACTCGCGCTAGCCACAACGCCACAGCAGGAGTAGCGATAGAGAACAGGCGTTCTGTCCTTTATACTAGCAGCAAAACGCTGGGCCGGCCTCCTTCATTTTTTTTTTGCACTTACCTGGCGCGCGTGTTGAGGCTCGTTTGTTCAGATTTCTTTACGTTCCATTTCTCTTACTATGCTTTATTTCTGTTTCTGGTTTGGGCTTATTTTTaggttttcctttccttttttattcAGTAGGTTGGTTTTTCTCCTGGATTTTAACATATTTACTGAACATATTTTATGATGGGTTTCAGTATATGATGAACATCTTTTCAACTATGCACGAACATTTGTACGCTGATCACTTTTTCTGCATATAGTGAACATTTTTCAATGCACGATGAACTTCTCGTTACAAACAGTGAACATTTATTTAATGCAATGAACTTTTGGTAATATACATATACATTGAACATATTTTAAATGCAAATTTAACATTTTTGTAATATGGGTTGAATATGTTTTCTTAAGATATGATGACATTTTGCATAATGCGCGGTGAACTTTTCATCATtatggtgaacattttcttaatacacgATGATTTTCAAGAATATTATCATTAAACAATTTCTTAATTTATGGTGAAAATTTTCTTAATACACGATGAGTTTCAAGAGCATTATGGTGAATATTTTCttaatacatggtgaattatatgtATTTCGAAAAAAATCAGCATGTGTTAAACACTTATTGTATAAAACCGTTCTTGCATGTCAAGAAACACGTTGATTTTTTAATAAAAGTTGAACCGTTTTAATGCATTTCTAAAATTTATTATGATTACACATttatttttaatacatgttgtCAATTTTTTAAGTAACTGTGCCTTTAAAAAATACAATCAATATATGGGTAACTCAAATAAAAAACTGTGTGTTGAGCATATAATTTTTTTGATAGTTgtgtatttgaataatataatgagGATACACAATAATTATGCATGGTTGTGGTCCTGAGTGCAGACACGTAAAATTTGGGCCATAAGTGTGTTCTAGTCTGGTGCTTGACACTTGATAACACTAATATGCAATTGCAATTAATATATTTATTAATATAATAATTAAAAAACAGTAACTCAGCGCGCGCAGCCTAGATGGGCCAACCGCCGGCCCAGCGTCACGGGACTAGTATAAAAAGGGTTCTCTGCCGCGTGCCCAGCTGTGGCGTGGTGGCTAGCGCGAGTCGCTGCTAGACGGCCGGTCGCCGGTTCGAATCCGGCAGCCTTCAAATTTTTAGTTGGTCTATTTATTTGTTTAAGCCGACGAAAATTTTCAAACAAGTCCCGCTTCGGCAATGTAAATTACGAACGGAAAAAAAGCCTCTCATACGAGCCCATTTTCTGTAAAATAATTGGGTATTTATGTAATTACTTGCAAAGTAAGGGAGATTTTTGCAAAAAACATGCCACCTCAGCACCTAACTAGCGGGCCCTGGCAGTCAGATACACCGTCAATGCATGTTTATACGTTGTTTAGACTTTTTTGTAACGATTAGCCCCAGacttggtactgacatgtaaaaattaccaaAAGTGGTACCAATCCGCATGTAATGTTCCAATTGTGATACTTTTATGCAATTAACTCCTTCCATTGCCATGTCCGCTCCATATTCGCTCTTTGATTGTTTCCTGAAGTTTCCGTATTCAATTTTGGGGATTTGTATTCGTTTCCGCTTCCACAAAAcatatgaaaacaaatatgatagcaTCCTGTTATGTTCAATTTTGTTTCGTTTTCATCCTAGTGGTAGGTGGACAGGAACGGTGTTGCGGTGCCGATTGAACCGTGTATGTGTCTTGGCGCGACGGGCACACATGACACAGTAATGTGAAAGTAGCCTACTGATTTTAAAGTTCAAGGGACCGGGACACGATCCTGACCTTCCTGCCTTGTACTATAAGATTGAAAACAATCCTAAGTAGTACAATCCTTATCATTTTTTTGAGACAAATCGCAAAGCTTTATTACTCTGTCACAATACTTACAAGGACGAAATCAAGTTCATTGGGTTGGCCTAACCAAGCATGGCCAGGGCCGGTCCTGATATTTTGGGGGCCCGGGACGAAACTAAAATTTGGGGCCCTTAATAAACGCATCATAATAATAAAAATGAATACATATGTGTatgtaaaaataataattaataacACTCAAATGCATTGAAAATCAGTATGCGTATCAAATAATTTATACATATTACCTTAAATATTTCTTCTAACATTCCTCGATGCAAAGTCACTTATGATGGGGTCCATGTTAATCTCATCCAATAATTTGTTCTCGATGCATAATGTAGCCAAGCAATTTAACCTCCCTCGAGTCATTGTTAACCTCAAATAATTCTTCAACAATTCCagctttgaatttttttttcagcCAATACAACCGTCACAGACACCGTAAATAAGATGCAATAAGCAATGAAGATTTTCAGATATCAATCAACTTCTCTGAAATGCCCAAAAATCCCCATAGCAAACAGTACGCCATCTGGCAAAGTGGATCTTGTAATCTTCAACTCAGCAATAAGATCATATACCTCAACATCAGATGAACTATCAAGAGAGAATGTTTCAACAAATTTTGTGCAATACTTTGTGATTGTACCAATTTATCAGCCgccttcttccttttccttttattgCTAAACGATGCATATGTCTTGTTTCTCGGCGGCATACTAGCACACAATTCTGAAAACGTACTTTTTTGCATCGATTGTCGAACGGTACCACATACACATCAAGGAACCGCAAATTGCAAATAAAATATGCCTGACGGTCGAATCCATGATAGCATCAGTCCGTGTGCTTTTTGCGGCGCTTAGATTCGGAGAACTATTGATCAAGCGTGAAGATGGGGCCCCTAAACTGAAATCAGCGGCGGACTGAATTAGGAAGGAGACTAGGAGAAGGGAATTAGGAATTAGCAAGAGCCAGGCGGCAGACATGCAGTACTGCGTGTCGGTGtccgacgtccagcgtctggcatcGGCGGCCTACGGCTGGGAGGTAGGGAAATCACGATTGCACTTTTTTTAGGTCAAGCCGTGAAGTGACAGCAGATCGTTGTCTTTTTTTTTCTACGTGAAGGATGAAAGGAACAATCGCTAATCAGGGCGTGCTTGTCGCTAATCCAGCCGCTGCTGCTCGTTTGGCTTGCGATCGTGTGCCTTTGACTATTTTTTCTGACATGGGCCGACCTAGTAGCCTGCTATTCACCAGGTGGAGGCCCCTAGCAtgtgggggcccggggcggccgccccctgccccccctcagggccaGCCCTGAGCATGGCAGCCAACCCCTAGAGATAAAGCGTGCTTTGCTAGTTTGTGAGCCTCGATattcgagctcctaaattcatgaataATATTACAGGTTTCAAACGATAGTCTATATTGCATGATCTCATGCACAATTGCACCGTAGCTCCCTTTGTATGAATGGTGAATATCTTCCACGGCCACCTTGCAATCAGATGCAACATGAATCCTTCTGGCATAAAGATCATCCGCAAGCGCCAGGGCTTCCCTGATTGCGAGTGTCTCTAGGATACCGGGGTCTAACAGATGTGGAAATACTACTGCCGATGCTCCCATGAAAACACCCTCTCGGTCCCTATAGACCGCTGCCACTGCTCCATTTACTCTTCCCACTGCTGCATCAACATTGACTTTGGATAATCCCTCCGGAGGTGCTAGCCAATGATTTGGCCTCCGTTGAGCCACCCCTCTACCGACCCCTCCTGGCTGTTGTAGTGCCCGTAGCTCTGCTATATAAGATGTTACAAAATTGTGAATAACAAAGGGGGTTTGGAAGATATCTTCGTACATAGCCTTTCTTCTTGAATTCCACAGCACCCAGAGGGTAACCACAAACGCCAGAAAGTCATCCTGGTTGAGAGCTTCGTGCATGATAAAAAGCCACTTCTTTGGATTTTCCTCTGTATTGCTCAACCTGTCTAAAACAGCATCCGATGACAGTGCCCAAGTGCTTCTAGATACCGAGCAATCCACAAAAGCGTGACGCCAAGTATCCTCAGACCCGCATAAGCAACACGCCCTGGAGGTTGACATGTTCCTATGGTGGAGAAGTGCAGCTGTAGGGATCGAGTTTCTGGCTAGCCTCCACAAGAAAAACTTCAAATTGGATGGGACCCTGATGCGCCATAAATCAGTCCAGCCTTGCTCGGCCACGTGGGAGTCGGAGGAGCCGCCTTGCTCGTACAGCCATGCTTCCCGGCTTAACTTCGTCCTTTGAATCATCCGGTATGCCGAACGGACAGAAAAGACACCCTTTCGCTCCTTGGCCCAAGCCCAAAAGTCATCAACTTGTCTTGTGCACAATGGAATTTGTAGGATGGCCTTAGCATCTAACGGTATGAACACCGAGCGCACCAAGTTTTCGTTCCAGGTAGACGATGTGTGGTCAATCAGTTCAGCCACCAGCCTCGGTGGGTCATCAACTAAGCAAGCCATTGGCCTCCTTGCATGTGATCTCGGCAACCAGTTGTCCTCCCAAATTTTGGTTGATGTTCCATCTCCAATTCTACGAACCAAGCCTTGCACCATTATGTCCCGGCCATCGAGGACCGCTCGCCAAATCTGTGAGGGGTGTGATCCCAGGGATGCCCCAAAGATGTCTGAATCAGGATAGTAGATTGCTTTCAGGATCCGCGCGCTTAAAGACAGTGGGTTTTGCAAGATGCGCCAAGACTGCCGAGCTAAAAGCGCCAAGTTAAACATCTCCATGTCTCGAAAACCCAGAGATCCTAGGTTCTTCGGTAAAGTCATCACGTCCCAAGCCACCCAGCTAGGCTTCCGTTTTCCTTGTTTGCTCCCCCACCAGAACTGTCTGATCAACGAAGTAACACTATCACATAGGCCACGAGGAAGACGGGAACATGCCGTGGAGTATACTGGGATTGCTTGAGCAACCGCCTTGATCAGAACTTCTTTCCCTGCGAAGGATAAGAGTTTTTCCATCCACCCTCTCACCTTTTCCCAAACACGATCCCGCAAGTACTTGAAGGTCCCATTCTTCGAGTGACCGACCTCCGTTGGCATGCCTAGGTACCTGTCACTGAGTAACTCATTTTGCACATTTAGGATATTTTTCATATCATCTCTGACCTGCTGTGGGCATCCTCTGCTGAAAAAGATTGATGACTTATCATGATTTATTCTCTGACCTGATGCCAAACAATATGTATCCAGTAGGTTTGATACCGCTACTGCCCCCTCACTCCCTGACTTAAAaagcagcaggctgtcatctgcgaaAAGAAGGTGGTTCACGGCTGGTGCTGTTGATGCCACCTTTAATCCTACAATGTTTGATGACGAAGAACTGGTtttcaggaggcacgaaaggccctccgctgcaatTAAGAAAAGGTAAGGGGATATCGGATCTCCCTGCCTTATACC from Triticum aestivum cultivar Chinese Spring chromosome 3B, IWGSC CS RefSeq v2.1, whole genome shotgun sequence includes these protein-coding regions:
- the LOC123072192 gene encoding glutathione S-transferase 3 — translated: MAPIKLYGMMLSPNVTRVATLLNELGLDFDFVDVDLRTGAHKQPDFLKLNPFGQIPALQDGDEVVFESRAINRYIATKYGAALLPTPSAKLEAWLEVESHHFYPPARTLVYELLIKPMLGAPTDAAEVDKNAADLAKLLDVYEAHLAAGNKYLAGDAFTLADANHMSYLFMLTKSPKADLVASRPHVKAWWDEISARPAWAKTVASIPLPPGV